One region of Thiorhodovibrio frisius genomic DNA includes:
- a CDS encoding PIN domain-containing protein, translated as MCWGFVDYENTGSLEGINVKSYERLLIFCGPNNSKLKLGELSTTEFTKIELIGIKTNGANNLDFHLAFYLGRYHEIAANNVEFHIISNDDGFNGIINHIKNIGRKCKKVHTRKKTNQPKTKKTKASTSLSECAELIISGLKQINSKKRPKKQKTLTNWIKSHCNHLKPETNAEVVFRELSNNSIISINDSNIEYKI; from the coding sequence GTGTGCTGGGGGTTCGTAGACTATGAAAACACTGGCAGTTTAGAAGGCATAAATGTTAAATCTTATGAACGCTTACTTATATTTTGCGGACCTAATAACAGTAAACTCAAATTAGGTGAATTATCTACAACAGAATTCACAAAGATAGAGCTGATCGGCATTAAGACAAATGGTGCGAATAACCTAGATTTTCATTTAGCATTTTATCTAGGTCGATACCACGAAATAGCAGCTAATAATGTAGAGTTTCACATTATATCAAATGATGATGGATTTAACGGAATTATAAACCATATCAAGAATATCGGACGCAAATGCAAGAAAGTACACACGAGAAAAAAGACCAATCAGCCAAAAACTAAAAAAACAAAAGCATCCACTTCACTCAGCGAGTGTGCTGAGTTGATAATATCAGGATTAAAGCAGATAAACTCAAAAAAACGTCCAAAGAAACAGAAGACCTTAACTAACTGGATAAAATCTCACTGCAATCATCTGAAACCAGAAACAAACGCAGAAGTAGTGTTTCGAGAATTATCCAATAACTCCATAATTTCAATAAATGATTCAAATATAGAGTATAAAATTTGA
- a CDS encoding cytochrome c oxidase assembly factor 1 family protein — protein MTDLQQKDWWGRNWKWVVPSGCAGCLVVFIAFFLIVFGAVITLLKESPVSQEALGQLQASPVVTAALGAPIEIGGGIPSGNVSTSGGSGEADLAIPVQGPNAKGTLYLKATKNAGRWSFSLLELAIEETGERINLLSP, from the coding sequence ATGACCGATCTGCAACAAAAAGACTGGTGGGGGCGCAACTGGAAGTGGGTTGTACCCTCTGGCTGTGCCGGGTGCCTCGTCGTCTTCATCGCGTTTTTCTTGATCGTGTTCGGCGCCGTGATCACGTTACTCAAGGAATCACCGGTCTCCCAGGAAGCACTCGGCCAGTTGCAGGCCAGCCCGGTGGTCACGGCAGCGCTCGGCGCGCCCATCGAAATCGGCGGCGGCATACCTTCCGGAAACGTCAGCACAAGCGGCGGCTCCGGCGAAGCCGACTTGGCCATCCCGGTCCAGGGCCCCAACGCTAAGGGTACCCTCTATCTCAAGGCCACCAAGAACGCGGGCCGCTGGTCCTTCTCCCTGCTCGAGCTCGCCATCGAAGAAACCGGAGAACGGATCAATCTCCTTAGCCCCTGA
- a CDS encoding transposase, with product MKTPTSDLSLPSLTASLLSDTRTLADNLFADLWRSLGLSRLLTKLGFHKRSGLEAPRIVYLLLIWVWVGRESIALFARQSLRSFADAHKDALYDVLAREDLNWRAFHGAVALKVYRAGQLKNSPVRAYVLDDSVKTRRGKRLEGVSRHFDHLSGRTVKGQQVLTLGLATQEAFLPLDSDIFISNVGAHPLKADFHDGRSVEARRYAEARDRTKPELAADMLRRALRQGIEADVLLADAWFGTKTMISTALDLNLTAILRMKKNAMKYRLTTWKNGEAHTAMLDANGLYQTSVRKHWKTLSGLPYQCQCLDVELSLENNGEVQWIPVRLLFVRGINQDADSPAGAKSWALFLSTDRGLSPAAILETYALRWSIEVYFKEAKQSLGLLWEQTETFASHLASIHLTAVRYCLLAFAQIQGAGTRVCEVRTAVGTQLSELDFAKRLWGFFRALIAEAVDGLQKTLGPAGTLVMSAIDERVQRFFVQALQLDEFTLRLEGVEPGSIEA from the coding sequence ATGAAGACTCCCACATCCGACCTATCCTTGCCAAGTCTGACCGCATCCTTGCTGAGCGACACACGGACCCTAGCCGATAACCTGTTCGCCGACCTGTGGCGCAGCCTGGGGCTCTCCAGGCTGCTCACCAAGCTCGGGTTTCACAAGCGCAGTGGTCTGGAAGCACCGCGGATCGTCTATCTGCTGTTGATCTGGGTGTGGGTTGGGCGCGAGAGTATCGCGCTGTTCGCCCGTCAATCGCTGCGCAGTTTCGCCGATGCCCACAAGGACGCCCTGTATGATGTGCTGGCCCGCGAAGATCTCAATTGGCGCGCCTTTCATGGGGCCGTCGCGCTCAAGGTCTATCGCGCCGGTCAGTTGAAGAACAGTCCCGTACGCGCCTACGTTTTGGACGATTCCGTGAAGACGCGCCGCGGCAAACGGTTGGAAGGCGTCTCGCGGCACTTCGATCATCTCAGTGGGCGCACCGTCAAAGGCCAGCAGGTCCTCACCTTGGGATTGGCCACGCAAGAGGCCTTCCTGCCCCTAGATAGCGACATCTTTATCAGCAACGTCGGGGCGCACCCGCTGAAGGCGGACTTTCACGATGGCCGCAGCGTCGAGGCGCGCCGCTATGCTGAGGCACGTGATCGCACCAAGCCAGAATTGGCTGCGGACATGTTGCGCCGCGCGCTGCGTCAGGGCATCGAGGCCGATGTCCTGCTCGCCGATGCCTGGTTTGGCACCAAGACCATGATCAGCACCGCCTTGGACCTCAACCTCACGGCGATCTTGCGCATGAAGAAAAACGCCATGAAGTACCGCCTGACGACCTGGAAGAATGGCGAGGCGCACACCGCGATGCTCGATGCGAACGGCTTGTATCAGACGAGCGTGCGCAAGCACTGGAAGACCCTCAGCGGCTTGCCCTATCAGTGCCAGTGTTTGGACGTGGAGCTGAGCCTTGAGAACAACGGCGAGGTGCAGTGGATTCCGGTGCGCCTGCTCTTTGTCCGGGGCATCAACCAAGACGCCGACAGTCCTGCTGGGGCGAAATCCTGGGCGCTGTTTCTGAGCACCGACCGCGGTCTCTCCCCGGCGGCGATCTTGGAAACCTATGCCTTGCGCTGGAGCATTGAGGTGTACTTCAAGGAAGCCAAGCAGTCTCTGGGCTTGCTCTGGGAGCAAACCGAGACCTTTGCCTCGCATCTGGCCTCGATCCACTTAACCGCCGTGCGCTATTGCCTGCTGGCGTTCGCCCAGATCCAAGGCGCCGGGACGCGGGTCTGCGAAGTCCGCACGGCCGTCGGCACGCAGCTCAGTGAGCTCGATTTCGCCAAACGCCTGTGGGGCTTTTTCCGCGCCTTGATCGCCGAGGCCGTCGATGGACTCCAGAAGACGCTCGGGCCGGCCGGCACGCTGGTGATGAGCGCCATCGATGAGCGGGTGCAGCGATTCTTTGTCCAGGCATTGCAACTCGATGAGTTTACCCTTCGGTTAGAAGGCGTGGAGCCCGGTTCTATCGAGGCTTGA
- a CDS encoding transposase, with the protein MAAMVQANLFSWDAVEARSDLSRLTLAIDHLPDERLVQYLEVMRGHGRDDYPARAMWNSLLAGIVFQHQSPESLLRELARNPSLMDACGQRFAFETGVGHTAGCTRTSSSRLSMRSCAGTTITTVSAAR; encoded by the coding sequence ATGGCGGCCATGGTGCAAGCGAACCTCTTTTCCTGGGATGCCGTCGAGGCGCGCAGCGACCTCTCGCGGCTGACGTTGGCGATTGATCATCTCCCCGATGAGCGTCTGGTGCAATACCTTGAGGTCATGCGTGGGCACGGGCGTGATGACTATCCGGCGCGGGCGATGTGGAATTCGCTGCTCGCCGGCATCGTGTTTCAGCATCAGAGTCCCGAGTCGCTGTTACGCGAGCTTGCGCGCAATCCCAGCCTCATGGACGCCTGCGGACAACGATTCGCTTTCGAGACTGGTGTCGGGCACACTGCCGGATGCACAAGGACAAGTTCTTCGCGGCTCTCAATGCGAAGCTGCGCGGGTACTACAATTACCACGGTATCCGCGGCCAGGTAG
- a CDS encoding 4'-phosphopantetheinyl transferase family protein, with translation MMDQAPPLIVWRTDWNDDSHAGNSLMARSGAALPPPRPGDLHLWRIHADAELPDLQARCQRTLSAAELARGQRLRMPNLRRRFLLSHYACRRIFGAYLGCAPEAIDFSYSATGKPRISAPVIRAGSEIGSGAGSGIEFNLSTTGDLTLLALRWQEPLGVDAEILCERGDTLGIARRMFGEAEAERLSRLQGEARLLAFYAAWTALEARVKRDGRGLPGHRQADAPEITVAHARPRGDAICAIAGRALPPLGDWITREWIAQDWPDLQDWPTISGRPALEVY, from the coding sequence ATGATGGACCAAGCACCACCGCTGATTGTCTGGCGCACCGACTGGAATGACGACTCGCACGCCGGAAACTCGCTTATGGCGCGCAGTGGCGCTGCGCTCCCGCCGCCGCGCCCCGGCGACCTGCATCTGTGGCGCATTCATGCCGATGCCGAGTTGCCTGATCTTCAGGCGCGCTGCCAAAGAACCCTGTCAGCAGCGGAACTTGCGCGCGGACAGCGGCTACGCATGCCAAATCTACGCCGGCGGTTTCTACTCTCGCATTATGCCTGCCGTCGGATTTTTGGCGCTTATCTGGGCTGCGCGCCAGAGGCTATCGATTTTTCCTATTCAGCCACCGGTAAGCCGCGCATCAGCGCCCCAGTGATTCGGGCTGGATCTGAGATCGGGTCCGGAGCTGGATCAGGGATTGAATTCAATCTCAGCACCACCGGAGATTTGACACTGCTGGCTCTGCGCTGGCAGGAGCCTCTTGGCGTCGATGCTGAAATCTTGTGTGAGCGCGGTGATACGCTCGGAATCGCCCGGCGCATGTTTGGCGAGGCGGAAGCCGAACGCCTGAGCCGACTGCAAGGTGAGGCGCGTCTGCTGGCCTTTTATGCGGCCTGGACGGCGCTGGAGGCGCGGGTCAAGCGCGATGGACGCGGGCTACCCGGACATCGTCAGGCGGATGCACCGGAGATTACGGTGGCCCATGCCCGGCCGCGCGGGGATGCCATCTGCGCCATCGCCGGTCGCGCTCTGCCGCCGCTTGGCGACTGGATCACGCGCGAGTGGATTGCACAGGATTGGCCGGATTTGCAGGACTGGCCGACCATCAGCGGTCGGCCAGCTTTGGAGGTTTATTAG
- a CDS encoding lytic transglycosylase domain-containing protein — protein sequence MSNRIVQARVGRHVLVAVLVAVGLTEAALADAAATKAPEPTTKSPETKAPETKAPETKAPETKATAEPAALPKPPATPVPSRAELVKLIDSTAAKYGLEPALVHAIVRAESNYNPHAVSRVGAVGLMQVMPKTGADYGVTDAGKLFDPTINAQTGARHLKRLLGKYSIGKAVMAYNAGEGALERSNGYVTYPETQVYTHRVLTTYLRGKGIEPYSPEAQKLTGIRLTPAMARASSSSSSIQAVNRKVSRLRLRLEPTWVTSPLSKHALDPRAHQIGPKSKPMFVLERPTVRQKP from the coding sequence ATGTCTAACAGAATTGTTCAAGCTCGGGTCGGCCGCCATGTGCTGGTGGCTGTATTGGTGGCGGTTGGCCTGACCGAAGCGGCGCTGGCAGATGCGGCGGCAACCAAGGCCCCAGAGCCAACAACCAAGTCGCCAGAGACCAAGGCACCAGAGACCAAGGCACCAGAAACCAAGGCACCAGAAACCAAGGCAACGGCTGAGCCAGCTGCCTTGCCAAAACCGCCCGCCACGCCGGTGCCGAGCCGCGCCGAGCTGGTCAAGCTTATCGACAGCACGGCTGCCAAATATGGGCTCGAGCCGGCGTTGGTGCATGCCATTGTGCGCGCCGAGTCGAACTACAACCCGCATGCTGTCTCTCGTGTTGGCGCCGTCGGGCTGATGCAGGTCATGCCGAAAACCGGCGCCGATTATGGCGTGACTGATGCCGGGAAGCTGTTCGATCCCACCATTAATGCGCAAACAGGCGCTCGCCACCTCAAGCGCCTGCTCGGCAAATACAGCATCGGCAAGGCTGTGATGGCCTACAACGCGGGCGAAGGAGCGCTTGAGCGCAGCAACGGCTATGTCACCTACCCGGAAACCCAGGTCTATACCCACCGGGTCTTGACAACCTACCTGCGCGGAAAAGGCATTGAGCCCTATTCGCCAGAAGCACAAAAACTGACGGGTATTCGGCTGACGCCGGCGATGGCGCGGGCTAGCTCTTCCTCTTCGAGCATCCAAGCGGTGAACCGCAAAGTCTCGCGGCTCAGGTTGCGCCTTGAACCGACCTGGGTGACCAGTCCACTGTCAAAGCACGCGCTCGATCCGCGCGCGCATCAGATCGGCCCCAAGAGCAAACCCATGTTCGTGCTCGAGCGGCCGACAGTTCGACAGAAGCCCTGA
- a CDS encoding GGDEF domain-containing protein → MSAAIQAETPNLTLVASNAAPQMQPRESIDGVEFLQAITASLELDHVVRTAMGYLSELVALRSWEYRYQSAEFEAPLCQLSDGKVDRHQVEYTLGSAGQPMGHLTLTRGRRFSEQEQEKIESLLGLAAPALRNALRFNELSLQLETDPMTGLGNRRALHTQGERWLSDSERQHRPLTMLALDLDRFKPINDRFGHPEGDRLLCQVARVLRESTRPSDVCVRMGGDEFVVLVPGADVTSAMDCAERIRQAIGEIELSAPEAAGVRVSASIGLAMHHEGMTLDQLYNQADSALYAAKHAGSNRVLAGGRSSVAKPELRIAAS, encoded by the coding sequence ATGAGCGCTGCCATCCAAGCTGAAACTCCGAACCTTACGCTCGTTGCCTCTAATGCCGCGCCGCAAATGCAGCCGCGCGAGAGCATCGACGGCGTCGAGTTCTTGCAGGCCATCACCGCCTCGCTCGAACTGGACCATGTGGTGCGTACCGCCATGGGTTACCTGAGCGAGTTGGTTGCGCTGCGCTCCTGGGAGTATAGATACCAGTCTGCCGAATTCGAGGCGCCGCTGTGCCAGTTGAGCGATGGCAAGGTCGACCGCCACCAGGTGGAATATACCCTTGGCTCGGCCGGTCAGCCCATGGGCCACCTCACCCTGACTCGCGGCCGTCGCTTCTCAGAACAAGAGCAGGAGAAGATCGAAAGCCTGCTCGGACTGGCAGCGCCAGCTCTGCGCAACGCGCTGCGCTTTAACGAACTGAGCCTGCAACTCGAGACCGACCCCATGACCGGCCTCGGCAACCGTCGCGCGCTCCACACCCAAGGCGAACGCTGGTTGTCTGATAGCGAGCGGCAGCATCGTCCGCTGACCATGCTGGCGCTTGATCTGGACCGCTTCAAGCCGATCAACGATCGGTTCGGTCATCCCGAGGGCGACCGCCTGCTGTGCCAAGTGGCGCGCGTGCTGCGCGAAAGCACCCGCCCGTCCGATGTCTGCGTGCGCATGGGCGGCGATGAATTCGTCGTGCTGGTGCCGGGCGCCGATGTGACCAGCGCCATGGACTGCGCCGAGCGCATTCGCCAGGCGATCGGGGAGATTGAACTCTCGGCGCCAGAGGCAGCCGGGGTGCGCGTCAGTGCCAGCATCGGCCTTGCCATGCATCACGAGGGCATGACCCTGGATCAGCTCTACAATCAGGCCGATAGCGCCCTGTACGCTGCCAAGCATGCCGGTAGCAACCGGGTGCTCGCTGGAGGCCGCAGTTCCGTCGCCAAGCCCGAGCTGCGCATCGCTGCCAGCTAA
- a CDS encoding DUF805 domain-containing protein, producing the protein MDLFSMQGRYNRAKYFWVVLVIVLVGQLVSTGIGMAVSNFVSDPQTAFVTSLTIALIVAIGIAVVAAFQAVKRLHDMDRPGTHYWLLLIPIYNIYFGLVLLFKKGTEGENKYGPDPLAGK; encoded by the coding sequence ATGGATCTTTTCTCAATGCAAGGTCGTTACAACAGAGCGAAGTACTTCTGGGTCGTGCTCGTGATCGTACTCGTCGGACAACTCGTCAGCACGGGCATCGGCATGGCTGTCAGTAACTTTGTCAGCGATCCCCAAACAGCATTCGTGACCAGTCTCACGATTGCCCTTATCGTGGCAATTGGAATTGCTGTCGTTGCCGCGTTCCAAGCCGTCAAACGACTCCATGATATGGATCGTCCTGGCACGCACTACTGGCTTTTGTTGATCCCAATCTACAACATCTATTTTGGTCTGGTTTTGCTTTTCAAAAAGGGGACGGAGGGCGAAAATAAGTACGGCCCCGATCCCTTGGCGGGAAAGTAG
- a CDS encoding TIGR00266 family protein yields MTAPSSDLQTLQDLTFRVLYRGAFAMLEVHLRASQSVKAQSDAMVAMDATVDVDGKMEGGLLGGLGRMLSGESFFFQTLRASRGPGVAHLAPAQPGDLLPVELDGSVPYVIQKDGFLAASESVDISTTAQNLTKGLFSGEGFFVLKARGRGMLFVESYGAVHEIDIPSGEEMIIDNGHLVAWPETMQYKLEKASSGWISSFTSGEGLVCRFKGPGKVYIQSRNPSAFGAWVRPLIPNRRSG; encoded by the coding sequence ATGACCGCACCTTCATCCGATCTGCAAACCTTGCAGGATCTGACCTTCCGGGTCCTGTATCGCGGCGCCTTCGCCATGCTGGAGGTTCACCTCCGGGCGAGTCAGAGCGTTAAGGCCCAGTCCGATGCCATGGTGGCCATGGATGCCACGGTGGATGTGGATGGCAAAATGGAGGGTGGTCTACTGGGCGGTTTGGGGCGGATGCTGAGCGGCGAGAGCTTCTTCTTCCAGACGCTGAGGGCTTCTCGTGGCCCTGGGGTGGCCCATCTGGCCCCGGCCCAGCCCGGCGATCTGTTACCCGTGGAACTGGATGGCTCGGTGCCCTATGTGATCCAGAAGGATGGCTTCCTGGCTGCCAGCGAGAGCGTGGATATCTCCACCACCGCCCAGAATCTCACCAAGGGCTTGTTCAGCGGCGAGGGTTTCTTCGTTCTCAAGGCCCGAGGACGGGGCATGCTGTTCGTCGAGAGCTATGGCGCGGTGCATGAGATCGACATTCCCTCCGGGGAGGAGATGATCATCGACAACGGCCATTTGGTGGCCTGGCCAGAGACCATGCAATACAAGCTAGAGAAGGCCAGCAGCGGCTGGATCTCCAGCTTCACCTCCGGGGAGGGGCTGGTGTGTCGCTTCAAGGGGCCGGGCAAGGTCTATATCCAGAGCCGTAACCCCTCGGCCTTCGGTGCCTGGGTGCGTCCGCTGATCCCCAACCGACGGAGTGGTTGA
- a CDS encoding PIN domain-containing protein → MKRRIYTDTSVIGGCLDVEFEEGSLSLFHTFKSGSTVLVISNLTIAELESAPQAVRDVLLSVPKDHIEFIEFTEEANDLADTYLQEGVVSKKSRVDAQHIATATISRVDVLVSWNFKHIVNLERIHGYNSVNLRLGYPILEIRTPIEVIDYED, encoded by the coding sequence ATGAAACGTAGAATATATACAGACACATCAGTAATTGGCGGCTGCCTCGATGTTGAGTTCGAGGAGGGGTCTCTGTCGTTATTTCATACTTTCAAGTCAGGCTCAACGGTACTCGTAATTTCAAATCTTACAATTGCCGAACTGGAATCGGCACCCCAAGCTGTTCGTGATGTCTTGCTTTCTGTGCCAAAGGATCATATCGAATTTATAGAATTTACTGAAGAAGCCAACGATCTAGCAGATACATATTTGCAAGAAGGCGTTGTGTCTAAGAAAAGCCGAGTCGATGCGCAGCACATTGCAACGGCTACAATCAGTCGTGTGGATGTTCTTGTAAGTTGGAATTTCAAGCACATCGTGAACCTCGAAAGAATACACGGATACAATTCTGTGAACTTAAGACTCGGATATCCGATATTAGAGATTCGCACTCCAATAGAGGTCATAGATTATGAAGATTAA
- a CDS encoding type II toxin-antitoxin system HicA family toxin: MPKIPGVNHRDAVRALRKAGFRVIRESKHIIMSDGTRILTIPRGNPVDAFTLGGIAKDAGLTAEQFKKFL; encoded by the coding sequence ATGCCAAAAATCCCAGGTGTAAATCACCGCGATGCTGTTCGGGCTTTACGAAAGGCCGGATTCCGCGTGATCCGGGAAAGCAAGCACATCATAATGTCTGATGGCACGCGAATCCTAACCATTCCGAGGGGAAATCCTGTTGATGCTTTTACACTTGGCGGAATCGCTAAGGATGCAGGCTTGACTGCAGAGCAATTCAAGAAATTTCTTTGA
- a CDS encoding TIGR00266 family protein — protein MSQELQQGANILLPAVESITLGVGWEPEHPGGQDADPSAFLLGQDERVGGDEDFVFYNNPRSSCGSLQLSQGQAPDRQGFQIRLGTVPARVHKIAFCLTLFGRVSLAAASSLHIRVLDPEGQELASFRPPTSQMRDAASILGEVYRRNNQWKFRAVGQGFAGGLGPLARNFGVDIADDDPPSQASPSQAPPNQAKTPPATPVSRASAVGAVGVLSMAKAPTTGVLPTGSQPVQSSVAGLTYEILYRGAYALARVDLPAGRQLRAQSDAMVAMSPTVEVAGKMEGGILGGLGRMVSGESLFLQTLSATRGAGSVYFAPSSPGDIAVVELNNEAMIIQKDGFLACTEEVQVNTQLQNLAQGLFSGEGFFVVGAEGRGLLFLESYGAIHEFNLGPGEQKIVDNGYLVAWSKNMGYRLEAANIGIVAALTSGEAIVCRFTGPGKILVQTRMARQFGLWISKFLPTPSS, from the coding sequence ATGAGCCAGGAACTACAGCAGGGAGCTAACATCCTCCTGCCCGCTGTGGAAAGCATCACCCTAGGGGTGGGCTGGGAGCCGGAGCATCCCGGTGGCCAGGATGCCGACCCCAGCGCTTTTCTGCTGGGCCAGGACGAGCGGGTGGGAGGGGATGAGGATTTCGTCTTTTACAACAATCCCCGCTCGAGCTGTGGTTCGTTGCAACTCAGTCAAGGCCAAGCCCCGGATCGTCAGGGGTTTCAGATTCGTCTAGGCACGGTGCCGGCGCGGGTTCACAAGATCGCCTTTTGTCTGACCTTGTTCGGCCGGGTTTCCCTGGCTGCGGCCAGCAGCCTTCATATCCGCGTGCTTGACCCTGAAGGTCAGGAGCTGGCGAGCTTTCGCCCCCCCACTAGCCAGATGAGGGACGCGGCCTCGATTCTCGGTGAGGTCTACCGGCGCAATAACCAGTGGAAATTCCGGGCCGTGGGGCAGGGCTTCGCCGGGGGGCTGGGGCCACTGGCGCGAAACTTCGGTGTGGATATCGCGGACGATGACCCCCCCAGTCAAGCATCGCCCAGTCAAGCACCCCCCAATCAAGCAAAGACACCGCCAGCCACACCCGTGTCGAGGGCTTCGGCGGTAGGAGCCGTGGGAGTGCTGTCCATGGCCAAGGCCCCCACCACCGGGGTGCTTCCCACCGGCAGCCAGCCAGTTCAATCCAGTGTCGCTGGGCTCACTTACGAGATCCTCTACCGGGGCGCCTATGCCCTGGCCCGGGTGGATCTTCCGGCCGGGCGTCAACTCCGAGCCCAGTCCGACGCCATGGTTGCCATGAGTCCCACGGTGGAGGTGGCGGGCAAGATGGAGGGGGGTATCCTCGGTGGCCTGGGGCGGATGGTTTCCGGCGAGAGTTTGTTTCTCCAGACCCTCAGCGCTACCCGGGGAGCGGGCTCGGTGTACTTCGCGCCATCGTCACCGGGGGATATCGCGGTGGTGGAGTTGAACAACGAGGCGATGATCATCCAGAAGGATGGTTTCCTGGCCTGCACCGAGGAAGTGCAGGTGAACACCCAGTTACAGAACCTGGCCCAGGGATTGTTCAGCGGCGAGGGTTTTTTCGTGGTGGGCGCCGAGGGACGTGGCCTGTTGTTCCTGGAGTCCTACGGGGCTATCCATGAGTTCAATCTGGGGCCAGGGGAGCAGAAGATCGTCGACAACGGCTATTTGGTCGCCTGGTCCAAGAATATGGGTTATCGCCTGGAGGCAGCCAATATCGGCATCGTCGCGGCACTGACCTCGGGAGAAGCTATCGTGTGCCGCTTCACGGGGCCAGGCAAGATACTGGTGCAGACCCGAATGGCCAGGCAGTTCGGACTGTGGATCAGCAAGTTCTTGCCCACCCCGAGTTCCTAG
- a CDS encoding type II toxin-antitoxin system HicB family antitoxin — MKYKVALRKTDEGFSVSCPGLPGCWSQGKTEQEALENIADAINNYVAVSAELAAMEDTELREVEVAA; from the coding sequence ATGAAATACAAAGTCGCTCTCCGAAAAACAGATGAAGGCTTTAGCGTATCCTGCCCAGGTCTACCTGGATGCTGGTCACAGGGGAAGACAGAACAGGAAGCTTTAGAAAACATTGCGGATGCAATCAATAATTATGTTGCTGTTTCGGCAGAATTGGCCGCAATGGAAGATACTGAACTGCGGGAAGTTGAAGTGGCTGCATAA